A window of Microbacterium lushaniae genomic DNA:
CGTGGAGACGGAGATCGTCACGGTAGTTCTCCTTTGTCCCATCGGATAGCTTCTGCAGCTCGAGGTCCTCGAGCCACAGGCCGGCGAGATCCCGGAAGGAGCTGGTGAGGTCGAGCAATCCCCCGGTCCCGAAACCGGGCCGTTCGAGCAGACGCTGCCTCAACCTCGCTCGAGCTGCCGAGCCCGTGCGGGCGGCGCCCGTCACTCTCCGCAAGCGCCCGTCGGCGTCGCGAATCCGCGCCAACGCCACGTACGACGATCCTCGCCTCCTGACACTGATGGTTCCGTATGAACCGATCTGGGTGCGCGGCCGCCCCCCGTTCACAACACTCCCCCGCTGTGTCGCTACTCGTCTGCCAGCTCCATTCGGTGCACCCATGCGTCGATCTCGCTCTTGCGAAATCTCAGCTGCGTGCCGACGCGGAATCCACGGGGTCCACGGCCCTTGCTCCGCAGGTCGTAGATCGTCTGGACGGAGACCTTCAGCTCGGCAGCAAGCTCGGCCAACGAGACGTAGTTCCCGTGTCCTGACTCGGAGGCGCCAACAGCGTCCATATAGCGAAGGTGCGCGTCCCTTTCCGCGTACCTTCCAGATACTTCGAGAAGGTCCGAGAGCGCACTGCGGCGCTCCGGTGAAGTGTCCAGTAAACGACGACCAAACATCCAAGCTCCCTGATCAGAGAGTGAAGATTCGGTGCTTTACCGGGAGTTTTGGTGGACCTGAGGGGACTCGAACCCCTGACCCCCTGCATGCCATGCAGGTGCGCTACCAGCTGCGCCACAGGCCCGGATGCTGCCTCACGAGGCAACCCCCCAAGGTTACTACATTCCGAGACCTCGCTCGAACCAGCACGGGCGTCGGCGGTGCCGGATATGGTGCTCACAACGAAGGGAATGCCATGCCCTCACTCGGCAACATCGTGTTCTACGCCGACGATCCGCCCGCGCTCGCGCGGTTCTGGTCCGACGTCTTCAGGTACCCGCATTCGACGTTCGACGGTGAGCTGCGCGAAGCCCTGCTCGCGAGCGGCCTGACCGAAGACGACCTCGCACGACGCGGGCTCGCCGAAGATCCCTCCGGCCGCGGGCCGCGCCTGTTCTTCCACCATGCCGACGGGCCGAAGACCGACCGCAATCGCATCCACATCGACGTCACCGCCGACCGTCCCGACGGCCAGCTGCAGATCTCGCCGGAGCTGCTGGATGCGGAGAAGGACCGGCTCGTGGGGCTCGGCGCGCAGGTCGTGCGCCTCGTGGAGCAGAACTGGGGACCGTGGCCCGAACGCTATTGGCAGATGCGCGACCCGGAGGGGAACGAGTTCTGCCTGCAGTGAGCGGGGCGGGGGCTATTCCGCGGGCGTAGGCAGGTCGATCGGCACGAGCGGGCAGTCCTTCCAGAGCCGCTCGAGACCGTAGTACACGCGCTCCTGCTCGTGGAAGACGTGTACGACGAGGTCGCCGAAGTCCAGCAGGATCCAGCGGGACTCGGCGCGACCCTCGCGGCGCAGCCGCTTGTGGCCGGCCTCCAGCAGCTTGGCCTCGACCTCGTCGGCGATCGCAGCGACATTCCGCTCGTTGCGCCCGGTGGCCAGCAGGAAGATGTCGACCAGCGGGAGCGGTTGCGACACATCCAGGGCGATGAGATCTTCGGCGCCCTTGGAGTCGGCCGCGTGGGCGGCGACGTCGAGCATCGTGCGGGAGGACTCGGTGGCGGCCATCAGAACACTCCGGTCGTCACGGCGAGGATGAGTACGCCCACCAGGGCGAGGGCGAGCACACCGGCGGTGATGACCAGCGCCAGCATGAGCTTGTTGCCCTTCTCCGGGGCGGGGGGACGGATGATCTCTTCGCCGGAGTGCCGGGCCGTGCTGATCGCGGCGCTGGCGGCGATGGGTGTCGGGGAGGAGGAGGCCGGCAGCTCTCCGTCGATCAGGGTGGCGTCGACATCCTTGCCGTCGGTGGTTCCGTGGGCGTGTCCGTTGGATCCCAGCCCCGCGGGCAGGTCGAACGATCCCGTGATGAGCACCTCGCCGGTGGCCGAGATCGGTGAGAGCGGCGTGGCTGCAGGGGTCTGCGAGAGGATCAGGGCGTTGGGCGTGGATGTGGATCCCGATCCCGATCCGCTCCGCGCGATCAGCTGGTCGAACGACGGCGGGATCGAGACCGGCGGCTGCTCGCCGGCGAGAAGACCCGATCCCAGCTCCGGGTTCACCACCGAGGCCGCAGGCGCGTCCTCTGGCTCGGACTCGAGCTCGGGCTCACTCTCAGGCTCGGAGTCGGACTCGGACTCGGA
This region includes:
- the rsfS gene encoding ribosome silencing factor, whose protein sequence is MAATESSRTMLDVAAHAADSKGAEDLIALDVSQPLPLVDIFLLATGRNERNVAAIADEVEAKLLEAGHKRLRREGRAESRWILLDFGDLVVHVFHEQERVYYGLERLWKDCPLVPIDLPTPAE
- a CDS encoding VOC family protein, which gives rise to MPSLGNIVFYADDPPALARFWSDVFRYPHSTFDGELREALLASGLTEDDLARRGLAEDPSGRGPRLFFHHADGPKTDRNRIHIDVTADRPDGQLQISPELLDAEKDRLVGLGAQVVRLVEQNWGPWPERYWQMRDPEGNEFCLQ
- a CDS encoding helix-turn-helix transcriptional regulator; this translates as MFGRRLLDTSPERRSALSDLLEVSGRYAERDAHLRYMDAVGASESGHGNYVSLAELAAELKVSVQTIYDLRSKGRGPRGFRVGTQLRFRKSEIDAWVHRMELADE